From Ischnura elegans chromosome 13 unlocalized genomic scaffold, ioIscEleg1.1 SUPER_13_unloc_1, whole genome shotgun sequence, a single genomic window includes:
- the LOC124172009 gene encoding uncharacterized protein LOC124172009 isoform X2, whose product MWTPIQKLVEKMANNSRSLIFRATNSMCETLNSVAAKYLNGKRIYYAKSKSFGTRCHSAVVSLNSSCHFQGKIHKATTGGYSPGKYTKTFEDNNMRQTKRMRERRAQGLQSKKKLKTGAKRAGPDKDYGMVDDDAPESLELLERMKADFIEKLSRMTAEDRFQLQKSTTLQVYRSIWMTERRKRLSASNHGEVCHMRPYTSCKRLVHSILYGSVCTPDMVNGKNMEEIAKDHLRSMGYKVEPSGLYVDEEFPYLSASPASLCAAKRWKIYP is encoded by the exons ATGTGGACTCCAATACAGAAATTAGTTGAGAAGATGGCAAATAATTCAAGAAGTTTGATTTTTCGCGCTACTAATAGTATGTGCGAAACCTTGAACAGCGTAGCTGCGAAATATCTGAACGGAAAACGCATTTACTATGCTAAAAGTAAATCATTTGGAACCCGGTGTCATTCTGCAGTCGTATCCCTGAATTCCTcttgccattttcaaggaaagaTTCACAAGGCAACAACGGGTGGTTACAGTCCTG GAAAATACACCAAAACATTTGAAGATAACAATATGAGGCAGACCAAGAGAATGAGGGAACGAAGAGCGCAGGGGCTGcaaagtaaaaagaaattgaaaacaggAGCAAAAAGAGCTGGGCCTGATAAAGATTACGGGATGGTGGATGATGATGCACCAGAGTCACTAGAATTATTGGAACGCATGAAAGccgatttcattgaaaaattaagcaGAATGACCGCAGAGGATAGATTTCAACTGCAGAAGTCTACAACGCTTCAAGTATACAGAAGTATTTGGATGACAGAGCGTCGGAAAAGATTGTCCGCTTCCAATCACGGGGAGGTTTGCCATATGCGACCATACACCTCCTGTAAAAGGCTTGTGCATTCCATTTTATACGGATCCGTATGCACTCCGGACATGGTGAATGGAAAAAACATGGAGGAGATAGCGAAAGACCACTTGCGAAGCATGGGATACAAGGTTGAACCCAGCGGCTTATATGTTGATGAGGAGTTTCCATATCTTTCGGCTAGTCCAG CTTCCCTATGTGCAGCTAAAAGATGGAAAATATATCCTTAA
- the LOC124172511 gene encoding uncharacterized protein LOC124172511 yields MAASGPEYEKFNPFGDVSTLGVRWRRWLRGFELMAESKNVSAAARKRAMLLHYAGPEVQDIYFALPADYAESSPDGVVGTVASPGRPEDEYAKAVKILNRHFDAEVNTPYERYKFAQISQGDTETVDEFVIRLRQQIQNTGWQGKQAEEAVRDKLVAKCCSSELRVKLLTEASDLTLTKALDIARRWELTTRQSRQMSSEVAVNAMHTANKQWSRNSGKRKTPKKGECYRCGLTGHYASDKECPAKEKECNKCGLIGHFSKCCKTKASKIKSRAASPSKRKVRNVSCDNESDCESSGSGVKGGYTFSAKGGSKVNHDLLKVKIGSVPSDVLIDSGATVNVIDKEEWERLKSEKVKCISYLTNQRLYVYGSDKPVTVVGAFKAGAG; encoded by the coding sequence ATGGCAGCCAGCGGCCCTGAATACGAAAAGTTTAATCCCTTCGGCGACGTTTCGACATTAGGCGTTCGTTGGAGAAGGTGGTTAAGGGGATTCGAGCTGATGGCAGAGTCGAAGAATGTTTCCGCTGCGGCGAGAAAACGGGCTATGCTGTTACATTATGCGGGACCGGAGGTGCAAGatatttattttgcactcccAGCGGACTATGCCGAGTCTTCTCCTGACGGTGTCGTGGGAACGGTTGCATCACCGGGAAGACCGGAGGATGAGTATGCCAAAGCGGTCAAAATCCTGAACAGACATTTTGATGCAGAAGTAAACACGCCCTACGAACGTTACAAATTTGCTCAAATAAGCCAAGGTGATACTGAGACAGTAGATGAATTCGTGATTAGGCTGAGACAGCAGATACAAAATACGGGTTGGCAGGGGAAGCAAGCAGAGGAAGCTGTCCGGGACAAGCTCGTTGCAAAGTGTTGTTCCAGTGAACTTCGGGTTAAACTTCTCACGGAAGCCTCAGATTTGACGTTGACCAAAGCATTGGACATCGCACGCCGGTGGGAGCTGACTACTAGGCAATCGAGACAAATGTCTTCAGAAGTGGCGGTGAATGCAATGCACACGGCGAATAAACAGTGGTCACGCAACTCAGGTAAACGTAAAACGCCAAAGAAAGGCGAGTGTTATCGTTGTGGTTTGACGGGACATTACGCAAGTGACAAAGAGTGTCCAGCGAAGGAAAAGGAATGTAATAAATGTGGTCTTATTGGACATTTCTCAAAGTGTTGCAAAACAAAAGCAAGCAAAATAAAGTCTAGGGCAGCGAGTCCCTCAAAGAGAAAAGTGAGGAATGTAAGTTGTGACAACGAAAGTGATTGTGAAAGCTCTGGTAGTGGAGTAAAGGGTGGTTATACGTTTAGTGCTAAAGGTGGTTCTAAAGTTAATCATGAtttgttaaaagttaaaattggGTCAGTGCCATCTGACGTCCTAATTGATTCAGGAGCTACTGTTAATGTGATTGACAAAGAGGAATGGGAAAGACTGAAATCTGAGAAAGTAAAGTGTATTTCATATTTAACTAATCAAAGATTGTATGTGTATGGTTCTGATAAACCTGTGACTGTGGTGGGTGCTTTTAAGGCTGGTGCTGGATAG
- the LOC124172510 gene encoding uncharacterized protein LOC124172510, giving the protein MLFIDSSLWHANHRKVQQDRNIPRNCPVLAKDSDASASDCIEISTSVSKDEGRIETGGKGLIQAEDTIFLAKANCTPRRKTFEMGEASTPRLGRQSNVDEYDMGMPMDVSPIKPFESHQRSQASIIESEESGLNPLHDRSRSIVQHFYMLSQIFSDKHQLGCSFMDCEYVGEWMTGLLCHWKFKCKMCGKETVIHSQDDSGTVMDVNDAAVTGTIAGGGGYSNLSPLCAALNMHCMTAKTYAKYEDKLGEIIYSVASQEMATAGQEERRIALEEGSFDKDGRPVITVIADGMWGKRSYKTKYDSLSGQAAIVGARTKKVLFLAVRNKYCSYCALREARSEPIDPAHKVKCAKNWDGSSTSMEADIIAEGFAKSESMHNLIFHQLVGDGDSSVHRRLLETSPYGITTPVKKTECISHLLRKFCNNMRKIKDDTQYPAHLRHKLDANVMKIRTAISCASIHWKNQKGITMQNRIMALRNDIINCPSHVFGQHDRCADFFC; this is encoded by the exons atgttatttattGATTCTAGCTTGTGGCATGCTAATCATCGTAAAGTACAACAAGACAGAAATATTCCAAGAAACTGTCCTGTTCTGGCAAAGGACAGTGATGCTTCTGCTTCGGATTGTATTGAAATATCCACAAG CGTATCCAAGGATGAGGGACGAATAGAAACAGGAGGCAAGGGGTTAATTCAAGCAGAAGATACCATCTTTCTTGCGAAGGCAAACTGCACCCCACGCCGCAAGACGTTTGAAATGGGAGAAGCTTCCACTCCTCGTCTAGGGAGACAATCCAACGTCGACGAATATGATATGGGCATGCCGATGGACGTATCTCCTATCAAACCGTTTGAATCGCACCAAAG GTCTCAAGCGTCAATCATTGAGAGTGAAGAATCAGGGCTGAATCCTCTTCATGACAGGAGCCGTAGTATAGTCCAGCATTTCTATATGCTTTCCCAGATATTTTCAGATAAACACCAGTTAGGATGCTCATTTATGGACTGTGAATACGTAGGCGAATGGATGACTGGTCTCCTCTGTCACTGGAAGTTTAAGTGTAAAATGTGCGGGAAGGAGACAGTGATCCACAGTCAGGATGATTCTGGCACTGTGATGGACGTGAACGATGCTGCAGTAACAGGGACAATTGCTGGTGGCGGCGGCTACTCAAATCTAAGCCCCCTTTGTGCAGCACTCAACATGCATTGCATGACCGccaaaacatatgcaaaatatgAAGATAAGCTGGGAGAAATAATATATAGTGTTGCATCGCAGGAGATGGCCACAGCAGGGCAGGAGGAAAGAAGAATTGCCTTAGAGGAGGGGTCATTTGACAAAGATGGTAGACCTGTAATCACGGTCATCGCTGATGGTATGTGGGGCAAGCGAAGTTATAAAACGAAGTATGACTCACTATCGGGGCAG GCAGCCATAGTTGGTGCACgaacaaaaaaggtgttatttCTGGCAGTAAGGAATAAGTACTGCAGTTATTGCGCTTTGAGGGAGGCACGAAGCGAACCTATAGACCCAGCTCACAAGGTTAAATGTGCTAAAAATTGGGATGGAAGCTCGACCAGCATGGAAGCTGACATAATTGCAGAAGGTTTCGCAAAGAGTGAATCGATGCATAATCTTATATTCCACCAATTAGTAG GTGACGGAGACAGTAGTGTCCACAGACGCTTACTAGAGACCAGCCCATACGGAATTACAACGCCCGTGAAAAAAACTGAATGCATAAGCCACCTTCTACGAAAATTCTGCAACAATATGCGCAAAATTAAGGATGACACGCAATACCCAGCCCACCTTCGTCATAAACTGGATGCAAACGTCATGAAGATTCGCACAGCTATTTCCTGTGCTAGTATACACTGGAAAAATCagaaag gtATCACCATGCAAAACCGAATAATGGCACTTCGTAACGACATCATCAATTGTCCTAGCCATGTGTTCGGGCAGCATGATCGATGCGCCGATTTCTTTTGTTAA
- the LOC124172009 gene encoding uncharacterized protein LOC124172009 isoform X1 — MWTPIQKLVEKMANNSRSLIFRATNSMCETLNSVAAKYLNGKRIYYAKSKSFGTRCHSAVVSLNSSCHFQGKIHKATTGGYSPGKYTKTFEDNNMRQTKRMRERRAQGLQSKKKLKTGAKRAGPDKDYGMVDDDAPESLELLERMKADFIEKLSRMTAEDRFQLQKSTTLQVYRSIWMTERRKRLSASNHGEVCHMRPYTSCKRLVHSILYGSVCTPDMVNGKNMEEIAKDHLRSMGYKVEPSGLYVDEEFPYLSASPDGLIGSDTVLEVKCPGVTAASFPTFEEAFNAKKASLCAAKRWKIYP; from the exons ATGTGGACTCCAATACAGAAATTAGTTGAGAAGATGGCAAATAATTCAAGAAGTTTGATTTTTCGCGCTACTAATAGTATGTGCGAAACCTTGAACAGCGTAGCTGCGAAATATCTGAACGGAAAACGCATTTACTATGCTAAAAGTAAATCATTTGGAACCCGGTGTCATTCTGCAGTCGTATCCCTGAATTCCTcttgccattttcaaggaaagaTTCACAAGGCAACAACGGGTGGTTACAGTCCTG GAAAATACACCAAAACATTTGAAGATAACAATATGAGGCAGACCAAGAGAATGAGGGAACGAAGAGCGCAGGGGCTGcaaagtaaaaagaaattgaaaacaggAGCAAAAAGAGCTGGGCCTGATAAAGATTACGGGATGGTGGATGATGATGCACCAGAGTCACTAGAATTATTGGAACGCATGAAAGccgatttcattgaaaaattaagcaGAATGACCGCAGAGGATAGATTTCAACTGCAGAAGTCTACAACGCTTCAAGTATACAGAAGTATTTGGATGACAGAGCGTCGGAAAAGATTGTCCGCTTCCAATCACGGGGAGGTTTGCCATATGCGACCATACACCTCCTGTAAAAGGCTTGTGCATTCCATTTTATACGGATCCGTATGCACTCCGGACATGGTGAATGGAAAAAACATGGAGGAGATAGCGAAAGACCACTTGCGAAGCATGGGATACAAGGTTGAACCCAGCGGCTTATATGTTGATGAGGAGTTTCCATATCTTTCGGCTAGTCCAG ACGGTCTGATTGGAAGCGATACTGTCTTAGAAGTGAAGTGTCCTGGTGTCACCGCTGCCTCCTTTCCAACATTTGAAGAagcttttaatgcaaaaaaag CTTCCCTATGTGCAGCTAAAAGATGGAAAATATATCCTTAA